Proteins co-encoded in one Actinomadura luteofluorescens genomic window:
- a CDS encoding glycoside hydrolase family 3 protein encodes MPHSRRRAIATRIGRSLVALATVAALPSALAARPAMADAPRTAPYLNPRLPVAERVKDLLGRMTVQEKVGQMAQAERGAIDGDRDQITKLALGSVLSGGGSTPADNTPAGWADMVDAYQSKALATRLRIPLLYGIDSVHGHNNLIGATVFPHNIAMGATRDPGLVRREEQITAVETRATGPQWVFAPCVCVTRDLRWGRAYESFGEDPRLVVQMETGLEGFEGRRKSDLATNRHVLATAKHYAGDGDTVFGSSTSGTYTIDQGVTVTDREHFAAVDLAPYVVAVKKYGVGSIMPSFSSVDWKEDGVGNPVKMSAHKELLTDVLKRKIGFDGFLVSDWEAIHQIPGDYATQVRTSVNAGMDMFMEPYSTPQFVQTLLAEVQAGRVPMSRIDDAVSRILKAKFELGLFEHPYTDRANAKTIGSPEHRAVAREAVAKSQVLLKNSGNALPLRKDRRVYVAGANADDIGNQAGGWTVTWQGSSGAIIPGTTILDGIKQNSSHVTYSKDASAPTAGSDVGIVVVGEKPYAEGVGDVGNGHTLNLSDADKAAVDKVCSAIRTCVVLDVAGRPQIVTDQLAKTDAFVMSWLPGSEGAGVADVLFGKRPFTGRLSVSWPRSEAQEPINVGDRDYRPLFPYGHGLKTRVHH; translated from the coding sequence TTGCCACACTCCCGCAGACGTGCCATCGCCACCCGGATCGGGCGATCACTGGTCGCGCTCGCGACCGTCGCCGCCCTTCCGTCGGCCCTCGCGGCGCGGCCCGCCATGGCCGACGCCCCCCGCACGGCCCCGTACCTGAACCCGCGGCTGCCGGTGGCGGAGCGGGTGAAGGACCTGCTCGGCCGCATGACCGTGCAGGAGAAGGTCGGCCAGATGGCGCAGGCCGAGCGCGGCGCCATCGACGGCGACCGCGACCAGATCACGAAGCTCGCCCTCGGGTCGGTGCTCTCCGGCGGCGGGTCGACCCCCGCCGACAACACTCCCGCGGGCTGGGCGGACATGGTCGACGCCTACCAGTCCAAGGCCCTGGCGACGCGCCTGAGGATCCCGCTGCTGTACGGGATCGACTCGGTGCACGGCCACAACAACCTCATCGGCGCCACCGTCTTCCCGCACAACATCGCGATGGGCGCGACCCGCGACCCCGGCCTCGTCCGCCGGGAGGAGCAGATCACGGCCGTCGAGACGAGGGCGACCGGACCCCAGTGGGTGTTCGCCCCCTGCGTCTGCGTCACCCGTGACCTGCGGTGGGGACGCGCCTACGAGAGCTTCGGCGAGGACCCGCGCCTCGTCGTCCAGATGGAGACCGGCCTGGAGGGGTTCGAGGGGCGGCGCAAGAGCGACCTCGCCACGAACCGCCACGTCCTGGCGACGGCCAAGCACTACGCCGGTGACGGCGACACGGTGTTCGGCTCGTCCACCAGCGGGACGTACACGATCGACCAGGGCGTCACCGTCACCGACCGCGAGCACTTCGCGGCGGTCGACCTCGCCCCCTACGTCGTGGCGGTCAAGAAGTACGGCGTCGGCAGCATCATGCCGTCGTTCTCCAGCGTGGACTGGAAGGAGGACGGCGTCGGCAACCCGGTCAAGATGAGCGCGCACAAGGAGCTGCTGACCGACGTCCTCAAGCGGAAGATCGGGTTCGACGGCTTCCTCGTCAGCGACTGGGAGGCCATCCACCAGATCCCGGGCGACTACGCCACGCAGGTCCGCACGTCCGTGAACGCCGGCATGGACATGTTCATGGAGCCCTACAGCACGCCGCAGTTCGTCCAGACGCTGCTGGCGGAGGTGCAGGCGGGCCGCGTGCCGATGTCGCGGATCGACGACGCGGTCAGCCGCATCCTGAAGGCGAAGTTCGAGCTCGGCCTGTTCGAGCACCCCTACACCGACCGCGCCAACGCCAAGACGATCGGGTCGCCCGAGCACCGCGCGGTCGCCCGGGAGGCCGTCGCCAAGTCGCAGGTCCTGCTGAAGAACTCCGGGAACGCGCTGCCGCTGCGCAAGGACCGGCGCGTCTACGTGGCCGGGGCCAACGCCGACGACATCGGCAACCAGGCCGGCGGCTGGACGGTCACCTGGCAGGGCTCGTCCGGCGCCATCATCCCGGGCACGACGATCCTGGACGGCATCAAGCAGAACTCGTCCCACGTCACCTACAGCAAGGACGCGTCGGCGCCGACGGCCGGCAGCGACGTCGGCATCGTGGTCGTCGGCGAGAAGCCGTACGCCGAGGGCGTCGGGGACGTGGGCAACGGCCACACGCTGAACCTGTCCGACGCCGACAAGGCCGCCGTCGACAAGGTCTGCTCCGCCATCAGGACGTGCGTGGTCCTGGACGTCGCGGGACGCCCGCAGATCGTCACCGACCAGCTGGCGAAGACGGACGCGTTCGTCATGTCCTGGCTGCCGGGCAGCGAGGGCGCCGGCGTCGCCGACGTCCTGTTCGGCAAGCGCCCCTTCACCGGCAGGCTCTCGGTGAGCTGGCCGCGCAGCGAGGCACAGGAGCCGATCAACGTCGGCGACCGGGACTACAGGCCCCTGTTCCCCTACGGCCACGGCCTGAAGACCCGCGTCCACCACTGA
- a CDS encoding DUF2382 domain-containing protein, with product MQTQTQVRELMGMSVTDTNGTKVGTVKQVYLNDDSGSPEWVTVHTGWFGMRESFVPLSGARKGQDALQVPYDKETIKGAPNVDADEHLSHAQIVDLYRHYGVRPPGGRRTGGETETGTTETTESAGTESTAEAGETTGGQGAAETRAAAETSGTTGTTGTAGTTGAAGMAVHPERGKRGTAGERSAGRTMPPQSAREGAEAPMTEITRSEEQMRIGTERHESGRVQVRKWIETEMVEQTIPVSHEEIRIDREPIAGGRPDPKVTISEADQEIILYEERPVISKETVPVERVRLRTEQVQDEQTVRGELRKERIEVTRDDGARGPHGEERGEGGGSA from the coding sequence GTGCAGACGCAGACACAGGTGCGGGAGCTCATGGGGATGAGCGTGACCGACACCAACGGGACGAAGGTCGGCACGGTCAAGCAGGTCTACCTCAACGACGACTCCGGGTCCCCGGAGTGGGTGACCGTGCACACCGGCTGGTTCGGGATGCGTGAGAGCTTCGTCCCGCTGTCCGGGGCCCGCAAGGGCCAGGACGCCCTGCAGGTTCCGTACGACAAGGAGACCATCAAGGGCGCCCCGAACGTCGACGCCGACGAGCACCTGTCGCATGCGCAGATCGTGGACCTGTACCGGCATTACGGAGTGCGTCCCCCGGGCGGCCGCCGCACGGGCGGGGAGACGGAGACGGGCACCACCGAGACGACCGAGAGCGCGGGGACGGAGAGCACCGCCGAGGCGGGCGAGACCACCGGGGGTCAGGGCGCCGCCGAGACGAGGGCCGCCGCAGAGACGTCCGGAACCACCGGAACCACCGGAACCGCGGGGACGACGGGCGCCGCCGGGATGGCCGTCCACCCCGAGCGCGGCAAGCGCGGCACGGCCGGTGAACGGTCCGCCGGGCGGACCATGCCGCCCCAGTCGGCGCGCGAGGGCGCCGAGGCGCCGATGACCGAGATCACCCGGTCCGAGGAGCAGATGCGCATCGGCACCGAGCGGCACGAGTCCGGCCGGGTCCAGGTGCGCAAGTGGATCGAGACCGAGATGGTCGAGCAGACGATCCCGGTCTCGCACGAGGAGATCCGGATCGACCGCGAGCCCATCGCCGGCGGCCGCCCCGACCCTAAGGTGACGATCTCCGAGGCCGACCAGGAGATCATCCTCTACGAGGAGCGCCCGGTCATCTCCAAGGAGACCGTGCCGGTCGAGCGCGTCCGGCTCCGCACCGAGCAGGTGCAGGACGAGCAGACCGTGCGCGGCGAGCTCCGCAAGGAGCGCATCGAGGTCACGCGCGACGACGGCGCCCGCGGTCCGCACGGCGAGGAGCGCGGGGAGGGCGGCGGCTCCGCGTGA
- a CDS encoding matrixin family metalloprotease: MRDFSRAARRPWAGPAPLAAAVSAALACTAFTGAGAAAVRRPPTWCKPGGTLTARAMPQKIKIADCDLRGRTVRGANGLTATVPSDGTSLIAYTLRTDGAAELRIGVDSRAGEISIGTHGDRVPQGRPRQFRAPAAACQDGAYRPQSSKWPKGTAVQWSYYAGTAGLPRDPIARGIAALAEARTDCTSAGRFTPPPDVTERYAGQSSRPPNVTGAAACGTRDRANTFGWLAMPSAETPVLAATCSWFSGPTTVETDMAVQAQGKRWWTGGTCPSGSYSAEAVATHEAGHVFGLSHVEGAEHRMLTMTPSLASCDNGPATLGKGDYDGLIALYGGR, translated from the coding sequence ATGCGCGACTTTTCTCGGGCGGCCCGGCGGCCGTGGGCGGGGCCCGCCCCCCTGGCGGCGGCGGTGTCGGCCGCCCTGGCGTGCACGGCGTTCACGGGGGCCGGGGCCGCCGCGGTCCGGCGCCCGCCCACCTGGTGCAAGCCCGGCGGGACGCTCACCGCCCGCGCGATGCCGCAGAAGATCAAGATCGCCGACTGCGACCTGCGCGGCCGCACCGTGCGCGGCGCGAACGGGCTCACCGCGACCGTCCCGTCCGACGGGACCTCCCTGATCGCCTACACGCTGCGCACCGACGGCGCCGCCGAGCTTCGCATCGGGGTGGACTCCCGGGCGGGTGAGATCAGCATCGGCACGCACGGAGACCGGGTGCCGCAGGGCAGGCCGCGCCAGTTCCGGGCGCCGGCGGCCGCCTGCCAGGACGGCGCGTACCGTCCCCAGTCCAGCAAGTGGCCGAAGGGCACCGCCGTCCAGTGGAGCTACTACGCCGGGACGGCCGGCCTGCCGAGGGATCCCATCGCCAGAGGCATCGCCGCCTTGGCCGAGGCCCGCACCGACTGCACGAGCGCGGGACGCTTCACGCCTCCGCCGGACGTGACCGAGCGGTACGCGGGCCAGAGCAGCCGGCCCCCGAACGTGACCGGCGCGGCCGCCTGCGGGACCCGGGACCGGGCCAACACGTTCGGCTGGCTGGCCATGCCGAGCGCGGAGACCCCCGTCCTCGCGGCGACCTGCTCGTGGTTCTCCGGCCCGACGACGGTCGAGACGGACATGGCGGTGCAGGCGCAGGGCAAGCGGTGGTGGACCGGCGGGACGTGCCCGTCCGGGAGCTACTCCGCCGAGGCGGTCGCGACGCACGAGGCGGGCCACGTCTTCGGCCTCTCCCACGTCGAGGGCGCCGAGCACCGCATGCTCACGATGACGCCGTCCCTCGCGTCCTGCGACAACGGCCCCGCCACGCTCGGCAAGGGCGACTACGACGGGCTGATCGCCCTCTACGGCGGACGCTGA
- a CDS encoding class E sortase → MLDRRSLFAAALAACCAVPVLGAVTGARAAPAAATAPAAVTAARPRTGAMIAQIRIRRMGLKMGVRQGVSEAVLRRGVGHYPGTALPGRVGNTVLLGHRTTWRAPFYQLDRVRRGDRIVLRVGRKSYVYRVRTKRVVDPRDRRALEPVPFKRASAPHGRYLTLVTCTPKGSDRHRLVVVGKIDSKR, encoded by the coding sequence ATGCTCGACCGAAGGTCCCTGTTCGCGGCGGCTCTCGCCGCGTGCTGCGCGGTGCCCGTCCTCGGCGCCGTGACCGGGGCGCGGGCGGCGCCGGCGGCGGCCACCGCTCCGGCGGCGGTCACCGCGGCCCGGCCGCGGACCGGCGCGATGATCGCGCAGATCCGGATCAGGCGGATGGGCCTGAAGATGGGCGTCAGGCAGGGCGTCAGCGAGGCGGTGCTGCGGCGCGGCGTCGGGCACTACCCGGGGACGGCGCTCCCCGGGCGGGTGGGCAATACCGTCCTGCTCGGCCACCGGACGACCTGGCGCGCGCCGTTTTACCAGCTCGACAGGGTGCGGCGGGGCGACCGGATCGTCCTGCGGGTGGGCCGGAAGTCCTACGTGTACCGGGTGCGGACCAAGCGCGTCGTCGACCCGCGTGACCGGCGGGCGCTGGAGCCGGTGCCGTTCAAGCGGGCCAGCGCGCCCCACGGCCGGTACCTCACGCTCGTCACCTGCACGCCCAAGGGTTCGGACCGGCACCGCCTCGTCGTGGTCGGCAAGATCGACTCAAAGCGCTGA
- a CDS encoding chaplin family protein, whose protein sequence is MRIWSRNTGRAALVAASALAVGAAFATAVPANADESFGGGHGGHGVDMTSAGNFGLLNGTQVFAPISIPVNVCGNAIAVAGLSRAQCKGGASVKSNHREAGSGYRTAGDWGGGGWGGEHGGRGVDMTSAGNFGLLNGTQVFAPISIPVDVCGNAVGVLGAAQAACKGGASVKRHGDPKVKMTSSGNFGAANGTQAYVPIKAPINACGNAVSLLGLAEAQCKGGATVEEGHGHKELPPTLRTPKKKKPYKPSKHRPAAKHKKLPSTMRSEGQRIANTAPATAPNYRRADALPAVKGFVDGLRRAVKVPGVDVKPGQIGPKVPAGKDAPVTLGSPILR, encoded by the coding sequence ATGCGCATCTGGTCCAGGAACACCGGCCGCGCCGCTCTGGTGGCCGCCAGCGCCCTCGCCGTCGGCGCCGCCTTCGCCACCGCGGTCCCGGCCAACGCCGACGAGTCGTTCGGCGGAGGCCACGGCGGCCACGGCGTCGACATGACGAGCGCCGGCAACTTCGGACTGCTGAACGGCACCCAGGTGTTCGCGCCGATCAGCATCCCCGTCAACGTCTGCGGCAACGCGATCGCGGTCGCCGGGCTCTCGCGGGCCCAGTGCAAGGGCGGCGCGTCCGTCAAGAGCAACCACCGGGAGGCCGGCTCCGGCTACCGGACGGCCGGCGACTGGGGCGGCGGCGGCTGGGGCGGCGAGCACGGCGGCCGCGGCGTCGACATGACGAGCGCCGGCAACTTCGGACTGCTGAACGGCACCCAGGTGTTCGCGCCGATCAGCATCCCCGTCGACGTCTGCGGCAACGCCGTCGGCGTGCTCGGCGCGGCCCAGGCCGCGTGCAAGGGCGGCGCGTCCGTCAAGCGGCACGGCGACCCCAAGGTGAAGATGACGAGCTCCGGCAACTTCGGCGCCGCGAACGGCACCCAGGCCTACGTCCCGATCAAGGCTCCGATCAACGCGTGCGGCAACGCCGTCTCGCTGCTCGGCCTCGCGGAGGCGCAGTGCAAGGGCGGGGCGACCGTCGAGGAGGGGCACGGCCACAAGGAGCTGCCGCCCACCCTGCGGACGCCCAAGAAGAAGAAGCCGTACAAGCCGTCCAAGCACCGTCCGGCCGCCAAGCACAAGAAGCTGCCCTCGACGATGCGCTCGGAAGGCCAGCGCATCGCGAACACCGCACCGGCGACCGCTCCGAACTACCGCCGCGCGGACGCCCTGCCCGCCGTCAAAGGGTTCGTGGACGGGCTCCGGCGCGCGGTGAAGGTGCCCGGAGTGGACGTCAAGCCCGGTCAGATCGGCCCGAAGGTTCCCGCGGGCAAGGACGCGCCCGTCACCCTCGGCTCTCCGATCCTGCGCTGA
- a CDS encoding NAD(P)-binding domain-containing protein, with protein MSDSASDVVIAGAGPYGLSTAAYLQNLGLDVRVIGEPMRFWDANMPLGMYLKSEPFASDLGAPQAGLRFTDRHPGWRIGQPIPLETFVEYGRWFAAEAVPGTEDAQVVNVEQGIAGGYLVTLSSGEAIAARAVVVAVGVGPFAHIPEQLAGMPSWLVSHSSAHSDLGLFTGKEVAVVGAGQSALETAVLLADAGARPHLIARRRVLDWNTVPEEHRSPRDLLREGPRSGLGTGYRTWLWAERPGIVRYLPERTRRRIVRETLPPAGAWWLRDRLDERIRVSTGRMLAKAVEQDDGVSLTTTDHEGRRLVTEVEHVIAATGFVPDVERLTLLAPELRDRITTRLGSPVLSRDFEASTPGLYFAGLAAASTFGPVMRFVHGADFAARRIAHHIVRRTPRVRVPASRPAGFLEPGTSSQR; from the coding sequence ATGAGCGACTCGGCCAGCGACGTCGTCATCGCCGGCGCCGGGCCCTACGGCCTGTCGACCGCGGCCTACCTGCAGAACCTCGGGCTCGACGTCCGGGTCATCGGCGAGCCGATGCGGTTCTGGGACGCGAACATGCCGCTCGGCATGTACCTGAAGTCGGAGCCGTTCGCCTCCGACCTCGGGGCGCCGCAGGCGGGCCTGCGGTTCACCGACCGACACCCGGGCTGGCGGATCGGGCAGCCGATCCCGCTGGAGACGTTCGTTGAGTACGGGCGCTGGTTCGCCGCCGAGGCCGTCCCGGGCACCGAGGACGCGCAGGTCGTGAACGTCGAGCAGGGCATCGCGGGCGGCTACCTCGTCACGCTGTCGTCCGGCGAGGCGATCGCCGCGCGCGCGGTCGTCGTCGCGGTCGGCGTCGGGCCGTTCGCGCACATCCCGGAGCAGCTGGCGGGCATGCCGTCCTGGCTCGTCTCGCACAGCAGCGCCCACAGCGACCTCGGCCTGTTCACCGGCAAGGAGGTCGCGGTCGTCGGCGCCGGGCAGTCCGCGCTGGAGACGGCGGTGCTGCTGGCCGACGCGGGGGCACGGCCGCACCTGATCGCCCGGCGCCGCGTCCTGGACTGGAACACCGTCCCCGAGGAGCACCGGTCGCCGCGCGACCTGCTGCGTGAGGGCCCGCGGTCCGGGCTCGGCACCGGCTACCGGACGTGGCTGTGGGCGGAGCGGCCCGGGATCGTCCGGTACCTGCCGGAGCGCACCCGGCGGCGGATCGTCCGCGAGACGCTCCCGCCGGCGGGCGCCTGGTGGCTGCGCGACCGGCTGGACGAGCGGATCCGGGTCTCGACGGGCCGCATGCTCGCCAAGGCCGTCGAGCAGGACGACGGCGTCTCCCTCACCACCACCGACCATGAGGGGCGCCGCCTCGTCACGGAGGTCGAGCACGTCATCGCCGCCACCGGGTTCGTGCCCGACGTCGAGCGGCTGACCCTGCTCGCGCCCGAGCTGCGCGACCGCATCACGACCCGGCTCGGCTCGCCGGTGCTCAGCCGCGACTTCGAGGCGTCCACGCCCGGGCTCTACTTCGCCGGGCTCGCCGCCGCCTCCACCTTCGGGCCGGTCATGCGGTTCGTGCACGGCGCCGACTTCGCCGCGCGGCGGATCGCGCACCACATCGTCCGGCGGACGCCGCGCGTGCGGGTGCCGGCGAGCCGCCCGGCGGGCTTCCTGGAGCCGGGAACCTCCTCCCAGCGGTGA
- a CDS encoding carboxylate--amine ligase — MFFDSRPRAAQPRNARLDPGLPVLLLRTDRNLFHHGTLAAIRSLGRAGVPVHAILEGRGNPSSRSRYLYRGHPWGPPAAKPGELLLHLRAVGERIGRPALLVPMDDAGAIFVAEHADGLAPHFVFPRQDPGVPRGVADKARLLEACHRYGVPCPPSLTPESDADIDEAAAALGLPLIAKWARPWRLRPGMRSTTLVPTLGELHRLFAATRDRDPGGDAGPLILQRRIPPAGGDWFFQGYFDENGDCLFGGTGRKHLAHPPQAGHTVAGEWVASPELERHAVRIVRLLGCRGLVDLDFRFDAGAGVHHLLDFNPRIGAQFRLFTDGNGLDLARVLHLHQSGRPVPDARPAPGRNLLVENHYLARSARRPRHERPPRPAQPPRPLREALRPLRETLRPLREADEFAWYAGDDLPPFLAMGRRSALRAVERLRTR; from the coding sequence ATGTTCTTCGACAGCCGGCCGCGGGCCGCCCAGCCCCGCAACGCGCGCCTCGACCCGGGCCTTCCCGTCCTGCTGCTGCGCACCGACCGCAACCTGTTCCACCACGGCACCCTCGCGGCGATCCGCAGCCTCGGCCGCGCCGGGGTCCCCGTCCACGCGATCCTGGAGGGGCGCGGCAACCCCTCGTCCCGGTCCCGCTACCTGTACCGGGGGCACCCCTGGGGCCCGCCCGCCGCGAAGCCGGGCGAACTGCTGCTCCACCTGCGGGCCGTCGGCGAGCGGATCGGCCGCCCCGCGCTCCTCGTCCCGATGGACGACGCGGGGGCGATCTTCGTCGCCGAGCACGCGGACGGCCTCGCCCCCCACTTCGTCTTCCCCCGCCAGGACCCCGGCGTCCCTCGCGGCGTCGCCGACAAGGCCCGGCTGCTGGAGGCGTGCCACCGGTACGGCGTCCCGTGCCCGCCGAGCCTGACGCCGGAGTCGGACGCCGACATCGACGAGGCCGCCGCCGCGCTCGGCCTGCCGCTGATCGCCAAGTGGGCGCGGCCGTGGCGGCTGCGCCCCGGCATGCGCAGCACCACGCTGGTGCCCACGCTCGGCGAGCTGCACCGGCTCTTCGCCGCCACCCGCGACCGCGACCCGGGCGGCGACGCGGGCCCGCTGATCCTGCAGCGGCGCATCCCGCCGGCGGGCGGCGACTGGTTCTTCCAGGGCTACTTCGACGAGAACGGCGACTGCCTGTTCGGCGGGACCGGCCGCAAGCACCTCGCGCACCCGCCGCAGGCCGGCCACACGGTCGCGGGCGAATGGGTCGCCAGCCCCGAGCTCGAACGCCACGCGGTCCGGATCGTCCGGCTGCTCGGCTGCCGCGGGCTCGTCGACCTCGACTTCCGGTTCGACGCGGGCGCCGGCGTCCACCACCTGCTGGACTTCAACCCCCGCATCGGGGCCCAGTTCCGGCTGTTCACCGACGGGAACGGCCTCGACCTCGCGCGCGTCCTGCACCTGCACCAGTCGGGCCGTCCCGTCCCCGACGCGCGGCCCGCCCCCGGCCGCAACCTGCTCGTCGAGAACCACTACCTCGCGCGGTCGGCCCGGCGCCCGCGCCACGAAAGGCCTCCGCGTCCCGCGCAGCCACCGCGCCCGCTGCGCGAGGCCCTGCGCCCGCTGCGGGAGACCCTCCGCCCGCTGCGGGAGGCCGACGAGTTCGCCTGGTACGCGGGCGACGACCTGCCGCCCTTCCTCGCCATGGGGCGGCGCAGCGCGCTCCGCGCGGTCGAACGGCTCCGCACCAGGTAA
- a CDS encoding glycosyltransferase, whose translation MTDPRDGTPLRILHVSQPNAGGVAVYVGQAAGDQRRRGWEVAVACPPGGDLPERCMAAGVPWLNWDAGRAPGPRTLLEALSLRRLVKGFAPDVVHLHSSKAGLAGRLLRRPLGTPTIFQPHGWSWLAATGRLDALSRRWERVGARWSDALVCVGIGELREGMRAGVRGPYRLVRNGVDRRRFAPADAAARVAARTRLGLEAAVPLAVCIGRLTRQKGQDVLVAAWPGVTARCPAAQLAIVGDGEDLDRLRRERVAGVRFVPAVEDPRDWLSASNLIVLPSRWEGLPLTALEALATGRPLVGTDIPGITEVVRPGLGALVPMEDPGALAEEMAGRLLFPGIAEREGRAAAAASAAYDIGRTVALLAAVTRDVAGFGETPAEALVDARAVAGGAVHGGVTGLAGGFEGGFEGGFGGGLIDGLLEGAVGGAGGVGGVGGEGAGSAEAGAAGVVGTAGAEAAGVGVNGPLPGGGGAVTPPNSSR comes from the coding sequence ATGACTGACCCGCGGGACGGCACCCCGCTGCGGATCCTGCACGTCAGCCAGCCGAACGCGGGCGGGGTCGCCGTCTACGTCGGGCAGGCGGCCGGCGACCAGCGCCGGCGCGGCTGGGAGGTGGCGGTCGCCTGCCCGCCGGGCGGCGATCTGCCCGAGCGGTGCATGGCGGCGGGGGTGCCCTGGCTCAACTGGGACGCCGGGCGCGCACCCGGCCCCCGCACCCTGCTGGAGGCGCTCAGTCTCCGCCGCCTGGTGAAGGGATTCGCCCCGGACGTGGTCCACCTGCACTCCTCGAAGGCGGGCCTGGCCGGGCGGCTGCTGCGCCGCCCCCTCGGCACGCCCACGATCTTCCAGCCGCACGGCTGGTCGTGGCTCGCCGCCACCGGGCGGCTGGACGCCCTCAGCCGCCGGTGGGAACGCGTCGGGGCCAGGTGGAGCGACGCCCTCGTCTGCGTCGGGATCGGCGAGCTGCGCGAGGGCATGCGCGCGGGCGTGCGCGGGCCGTACCGGCTCGTCCGCAACGGCGTCGACCGGCGCCGGTTCGCGCCCGCCGACGCCGCCGCGCGCGTCGCCGCCCGGACCCGGCTCGGCCTGGAGGCCGCCGTGCCGCTCGCGGTGTGCATCGGGCGGCTGACCCGGCAGAAGGGGCAGGACGTCCTGGTCGCGGCGTGGCCGGGCGTCACCGCGCGCTGCCCGGCCGCCCAGCTCGCCATCGTCGGGGACGGCGAGGACCTGGACCGGCTGCGCCGCGAGCGCGTGGCCGGGGTCCGGTTCGTCCCCGCCGTGGAGGACCCGCGCGATTGGCTCTCGGCGTCCAACCTCATCGTGCTGCCGTCCCGGTGGGAGGGCCTGCCGCTGACCGCGCTGGAGGCGCTGGCCACCGGGCGCCCCCTCGTCGGGACGGACATCCCGGGCATCACCGAGGTCGTCCGCCCGGGGCTGGGCGCGCTGGTGCCCATGGAGGACCCCGGCGCGCTCGCCGAGGAGATGGCCGGGCGGCTGCTGTTCCCCGGGATCGCCGAGCGGGAGGGGCGCGCGGCGGCCGCCGCGTCCGCCGCCTACGACATCGGCCGGACGGTGGCGCTCCTCGCGGCCGTCACCCGCGACGTCGCCGGGTTCGGGGAGACTCCCGCGGAGGCCCTGGTGGACGCGCGGGCGGTGGCGGGAGGCGCCGTCCACGGCGGCGTCACCGGCTTGGCGGGCGGCTTCGAGGGAGGCTTCGAGGGAGGCTTCGGGGGCGGCTTGATCGACGGCTTGCTGGAGGGCGCCGTGGGCGGGGCCGGCGGTGTCGGCGGGGTCGGCGGAGAGGGCGCCGGCTCGGCCGAAGCCGGGGCCGCCGGGGTCGTCGGCACGGCGGGCGCGGAGGCGGCCGGCGTCGGGGTGAACGGTCCCTTGCCCGGTGGCGGCGGGGCGGTCACGCCACCGAACAGCTCCCGGTAG
- a CDS encoding GNAT family N-acetyltransferase, which yields MTVTAPSRLAAPGASAEWTAEVHREEQALIALADDLRDLYDRSPAATPFQTYEWIKSWWGWYGTRGRLRLATVRCRGRLVAAAPLAAGVRHGFPVLVPIAADQSDFTDVLLDPAYADGAVRHLARALLDERGWCALDLREVRPGSAAHLVAARWPRRAWRTPSSVCLELPAGDSGSETGIDAVLDRLPRRTAGKMRAKLRKIDVRGITAESVPADRVPDAVHALLDLHTRQWRGRPINPEHTRERFRRHLAEAAAGMVRDGRAAVLQYRWDDRLVAGDLVLIGHRHVGAYLYGALPDLRSRVDVSLMMLREDLALARDRHRQSVSLLRGDEPYKLKWRPTPVRNERIILGRTAAATAYAGLARTRAYLSERRRGGPGTPAGPSGSPSPLLHD from the coding sequence GTGACCGTGACCGCGCCCTCCCGGCTCGCCGCCCCCGGCGCCTCCGCCGAGTGGACGGCCGAGGTGCACCGGGAAGAACAGGCCCTCATCGCCCTGGCCGACGACCTGCGCGACCTCTACGACCGCAGCCCGGCCGCGACGCCCTTCCAGACCTACGAGTGGATCAAGTCGTGGTGGGGCTGGTACGGGACGCGCGGGCGGCTGCGCCTCGCCACCGTCCGGTGCCGCGGCCGGCTCGTCGCGGCGGCGCCGCTGGCGGCGGGCGTCCGGCACGGGTTCCCCGTGCTCGTCCCGATCGCCGCGGACCAGAGCGACTTCACCGACGTGCTCCTCGACCCGGCCTACGCCGACGGCGCCGTCCGGCACCTCGCCCGGGCCCTGCTGGACGAGCGCGGATGGTGCGCGCTCGACCTGCGGGAGGTCCGCCCCGGCTCGGCGGCGCACCTGGTGGCGGCGCGGTGGCCGCGGCGGGCGTGGCGGACGCCGTCGTCGGTGTGCCTCGAACTGCCCGCCGGCGACTCCGGCTCCGAGACGGGCATCGACGCCGTCCTGGACCGGCTCCCGCGCCGCACCGCCGGGAAGATGCGCGCCAAGCTCCGCAAGATCGACGTGCGCGGCATCACGGCCGAGAGCGTCCCGGCGGACCGCGTCCCGGACGCCGTGCACGCGCTGCTCGACCTGCACACCCGGCAGTGGCGGGGCCGCCCGATCAACCCCGAGCACACCCGCGAGCGGTTCCGCCGCCATCTCGCCGAGGCGGCCGCCGGGATGGTCCGCGACGGGCGCGCCGCCGTCCTGCAGTACCGGTGGGACGACCGGCTCGTCGCCGGCGACCTCGTCCTGATCGGGCACCGCCACGTCGGCGCCTACCTGTACGGGGCGCTCCCCGACCTGCGGTCCCGCGTGGACGTCTCGCTGATGATGCTGCGCGAGGACCTCGCCCTCGCCCGGGACCGGCACCGGCAGAGCGTCAGCCTGCTGCGCGGGGACGAGCCGTACAAGCTGAAGTGGCGGCCGACGCCCGTCCGGAACGAGCGGATCATCCTCGGGCGGACCGCCGCGGCCACCGCCTACGCCGGGCTCGCCCGGACCCGCGCGTACCTGTCGGAGCGGCGGCGCGGCGGGCCGGGGACGCCCGCCGGACCGTCCGGGAGCCCGTCCCCGCTGCTCCATGACTGA